The Fibrobacter sp. UWR2 genome contains a region encoding:
- the gdhA gene encoding NADP-specific glutamate dehydrogenase: MAIKNAYLQKVYDKVVARDPDQALFHQAVREFLESLDPVLEQDKSWETNGVIDRLVEPERVITFRVPWLDDKGNVQVNRGYRVQFNSAIGPYKGGIRLRNEVTLSMLKFLGFEQIFKNSLTTLPMGGGKGGSDFDPKGKSDNEVMRFCQSFMTELCKHVGADTDVPAGDQGTGAREIGYMFGQYKRIRNEFVGVLTGKGLSYGGSLARTEATGYGLCYFTREMLKDLANDSFQGKTVVISGSGNVAQFACQKATQLGGKVVTMSDSNGYIYDPNGINLDIVLDLKNVKRARISEYAKLVPGSEYHEGSKGVWTVKCDIALPCATQNELDLEGAKALIANGVKAVAEGANMPSTPEAIEAFQKAGVLFGPAKAANAGGVATSGLEMSQNSERLSWTFEEVDKKLEGIMKSIYAAASSAAVKYGQKGNLVMGANIAGFLKVADAMKWQGAV; the protein is encoded by the coding sequence ATGGCAATCAAGAATGCTTACCTTCAGAAAGTCTATGACAAGGTCGTCGCCCGTGATCCGGACCAGGCCCTCTTCCACCAGGCTGTCCGCGAATTCCTCGAATCCCTGGACCCCGTCCTCGAACAGGACAAGTCTTGGGAAACCAACGGCGTTATCGACCGTCTCGTCGAACCGGAACGCGTGATTACCTTCCGCGTGCCTTGGCTCGATGACAAGGGTAACGTTCAGGTGAACCGTGGCTACCGCGTGCAGTTCAACTCCGCCATCGGCCCCTACAAGGGCGGTATCCGTCTCCGTAACGAAGTGACGCTTTCCATGCTGAAGTTCCTCGGCTTCGAACAGATTTTCAAGAACAGCCTCACCACGCTCCCCATGGGCGGCGGCAAGGGCGGTTCCGACTTCGATCCTAAGGGCAAGAGCGACAACGAAGTGATGCGTTTCTGCCAGTCCTTCATGACTGAACTCTGCAAGCACGTCGGTGCCGATACGGACGTTCCGGCTGGTGACCAGGGTACTGGCGCTCGCGAAATCGGTTACATGTTCGGTCAGTACAAGCGCATCCGCAACGAATTTGTGGGCGTTCTCACCGGTAAGGGCCTCTCCTACGGTGGTTCTCTCGCTCGTACCGAAGCTACCGGTTACGGCCTCTGCTACTTCACTCGCGAAATGCTCAAGGACCTCGCTAACGACTCTTTCCAGGGCAAGACCGTCGTGATTTCCGGCTCTGGTAACGTTGCTCAGTTCGCTTGCCAGAAGGCTACTCAGCTCGGTGGCAAGGTCGTGACCATGTCCGACTCCAACGGCTACATCTACGACCCGAACGGCATCAACCTCGACATCGTTCTCGACCTCAAGAACGTGAAGCGCGCTCGTATCAGCGAATACGCCAAGCTCGTCCCGGGTTCTGAATACCACGAAGGTTCTAAGGGTGTTTGGACGGTCAAGTGCGACATCGCTCTTCCGTGCGCTACCCAGAACGAACTCGACCTCGAAGGTGCCAAGGCCCTTATCGCTAACGGCGTGAAGGCCGTTGCCGAAGGTGCAAACATGCCTTCTACTCCGGAAGCTATCGAAGCCTTCCAGAAGGCCGGCGTCCTCTTTGGACCTGCCAAGGCTGCTAACGCTGGTGGCGTTGCTACCTCCGGCCTCGAAATGTCCCAGAACTCCGAACGTCTCTCCTGGACCTTCGAAGAAGTGGACAAGAAGCTCGAAGGCATCATGAAGAGCATCTACGCCGCTGCTTCCTCTGCCGCTGTCAAGTACGGCCAGAAGGGCAACCTCGTGATGGGTGCAAACATCGCCGGCTTCCTCAAGGTTGCCGATGCCATGAAGTGGCAGGGCGCAGTGTAA
- a CDS encoding bifunctional diguanylate cyclase/phosphodiesterase, whose protein sequence is MKLFDEHIVLRFALLFACFLFAAFVPEILNLSNSVLGFIPYFAAIIFVAYISLFYKFPVEGTRRKIRNDVVIPTTVGGEPVRDFEKDLNEQNELHQMMIDVSQEGFWTFDVPTGKVYWSNRVAVLLGAKGVLEDSLSALQSYVMEKDWEKFKKVVMKSLDEGRDFSEVLRLSSPSKNGPSEIVVAGRMQMDAENRPIRVIGSISQSLDRSSSEREKYFYAYQDALTGVYNRKFFLEKLKVDVELAAQKPDYFFGVALLDIDSFGAINASYSINFGDNVLRVVSERIKASVGENDVVARIGPDVFAVILHNIEGADARDNLLSIVKQIHSKVKAPIQLDGQELFISVSMAVVVNSDVDCVEDVMASANAVLRNLKKTGSHGGIQFVTGGIREKAMKLYKLEYEIRRAIQAKEFVLMYQPIVDISNSDKIVGFEALVRWNNSEQGIISPAEFIPLAEETGLIVPMGALILKMACIQTKKWVDMGFTDIRVAVNFSARQFAMESMVEDVKRVLAETNLNPRNLKLEITEYTATCEVEKAADIMRKLSNMGLQISIDDFGTGYSSLSYLKHLPVHTLKMDKSFVDHVADDEEDAAFAKMVIGIAKSLHLELIAEGVETAEQLEFLRSEGCHHIQGFYFSMPLTPDDALEYMKAHYAGGVAPAEAVIA, encoded by the coding sequence ATGAAATTATTCGATGAGCACATTGTCCTGCGTTTTGCGCTGTTGTTCGCCTGTTTTCTTTTTGCGGCGTTTGTCCCGGAAATTCTGAATCTTTCGAACAGCGTTCTCGGGTTTATCCCGTATTTTGCTGCGATTATCTTCGTTGCCTACATTTCGCTTTTCTACAAGTTCCCTGTCGAGGGAACGCGCCGTAAAATCCGCAACGACGTGGTTATCCCCACAACGGTGGGCGGTGAGCCGGTCCGCGATTTCGAGAAGGACCTGAACGAGCAGAACGAACTTCACCAGATGATGATTGATGTCTCGCAGGAAGGCTTCTGGACGTTTGACGTGCCGACAGGGAAGGTGTACTGGTCGAATCGTGTTGCCGTGCTGCTTGGCGCAAAGGGCGTACTCGAGGATTCTCTTTCTGCTCTCCAGTCCTATGTGATGGAAAAGGACTGGGAGAAGTTCAAGAAGGTCGTCATGAAGTCCCTGGACGAGGGCCGCGATTTCTCCGAGGTGTTGCGACTCTCCTCGCCTTCGAAAAATGGACCTTCCGAAATTGTTGTCGCTGGCCGAATGCAGATGGATGCCGAGAATCGGCCTATCCGCGTCATTGGTTCCATCAGCCAGTCTCTCGACCGTTCCAGTTCCGAGCGAGAGAAGTATTTCTATGCCTACCAGGATGCCCTTACCGGAGTGTACAACCGAAAGTTCTTCCTCGAAAAGCTCAAGGTCGATGTGGAACTTGCCGCACAGAAGCCGGATTATTTCTTTGGTGTCGCCTTGTTGGATATCGACAGTTTCGGTGCAATCAACGCTTCCTATTCCATAAATTTCGGCGACAATGTGCTCAGGGTCGTTTCGGAAAGGATCAAGGCGTCGGTTGGCGAGAATGACGTGGTGGCCCGCATCGGTCCCGATGTCTTTGCGGTCATTCTGCATAACATCGAAGGCGCCGATGCTCGCGATAACCTTCTTTCCATTGTGAAGCAGATTCACTCGAAGGTCAAGGCCCCCATTCAGCTCGATGGTCAGGAACTCTTTATCAGCGTGTCGATGGCGGTCGTCGTGAACAGCGATGTAGACTGCGTCGAGGATGTGATGGCGAGCGCGAACGCGGTGTTGCGCAACCTCAAGAAGACGGGTAGCCATGGCGGTATCCAGTTCGTGACGGGCGGTATTCGCGAGAAGGCGATGAAACTCTACAAGCTCGAGTATGAAATCCGTCGTGCTATCCAGGCTAAGGAATTCGTGCTGATGTACCAGCCCATCGTCGACATATCCAATTCTGACAAGATTGTGGGCTTCGAGGCGCTTGTCCGGTGGAACAATTCCGAGCAGGGAATCATCTCCCCGGCAGAATTCATCCCGCTGGCAGAAGAGACCGGGCTTATCGTCCCGATGGGTGCGCTTATCCTGAAGATGGCGTGTATCCAGACGAAGAAGTGGGTCGACATGGGGTTCACCGATATCCGCGTGGCGGTGAACTTCTCTGCACGGCAGTTCGCGATGGAATCCATGGTCGAGGACGTGAAGCGCGTTCTTGCGGAAACGAACCTGAATCCGCGCAACCTGAAACTCGAGATTACCGAGTATACGGCGACATGCGAGGTGGAAAAGGCCGCGGACATCATGCGCAAGCTTTCGAATATGGGGCTGCAGATTTCGATAGACGATTTCGGAACGGGTTACAGCAGTCTTTCGTACCTCAAGCACCTGCCGGTGCATACGCTCAAGATGGACAAGTCCTTCGTGGATCACGTGGCAGACGACGAAGAGGATGCCGCATTTGCGAAGATGGTTATCGGGATTGCGAAGTCGCTACACCTGGAACTCATTGCGGAAGGTGTCGAGACTGCAGAACAGCTCGAGTTCCTGCGCAGCGAAGGCTGCCATCATATCCAGGGATTCTATTTCAGCATGCCGCTTACACCCGACGATGCGCTTGAGTACATGAAGGCGCACTACGCGGGGGGCGTGGCGCCCGCTGAGGCGGTAATCGCCTAG
- a CDS encoding TatD family hydrolase, whose product MFIDTHCHIDSYERHAGETFDALLARLPHDKDPAIKSPEAFIHVACDPADFNYARELSEKYSNVYAAYGIHPEYVETETSEDEAKMLELLKHPKCVACGEFGLDYHYGADTREAQTKLFERHLQLGLDSGKPLVLHLREADDDALAILGNAQLKGVNIHVHCFTGTREFAEHLLSLDANIFIGFTGIITFKNAANVREAAEIVPDGRLLLETDAPYMAPVPYRGKPCHSGYIPYIAKTLAETRNKPVEEIYRLCRENTRRCYGI is encoded by the coding sequence ATGTTCATCGACACGCACTGTCACATAGACTCCTATGAGCGACACGCCGGAGAAACCTTCGATGCACTGCTCGCACGCCTCCCCCACGATAAAGACCCAGCCATAAAATCGCCCGAGGCGTTTATCCATGTGGCATGCGACCCGGCAGATTTCAACTACGCCCGGGAACTTTCCGAAAAATACAGCAACGTATACGCCGCCTACGGCATCCACCCGGAATACGTGGAAACGGAGACATCCGAAGACGAAGCAAAAATGCTCGAACTACTTAAGCACCCCAAATGTGTCGCATGCGGGGAATTCGGACTCGACTACCACTACGGGGCCGACACGCGCGAAGCGCAGACAAAGTTGTTCGAAAGACACCTGCAGCTCGGATTGGATAGCGGGAAACCGCTCGTACTCCACCTGCGAGAAGCCGATGACGATGCGCTCGCCATCCTCGGCAACGCCCAGCTGAAAGGCGTCAACATACACGTTCACTGTTTTACCGGCACACGCGAATTCGCCGAGCATCTCCTCTCCCTCGATGCCAACATATTCATAGGATTTACGGGCATAATCACGTTCAAGAACGCGGCCAACGTGCGCGAAGCCGCCGAAATCGTCCCCGACGGACGCCTGCTCCTGGAAACCGACGCTCCCTACATGGCGCCCGTTCCTTACCGCGGCAAGCCCTGCCATTCCGGTTACATCCCCTACATCGCTAAAACGCTCGCCGAGACAAGAAATAAGCCCGTAGAAGAAATCTACAGGCTCTGTCGTGAAAATACGCGCCGTTGCTACGGTATCTAG
- the greA gene encoding transcription elongation factor GreA has translation MKHMISKEGFEKFKAEWEQLKYVERPAMINQVQAAAAEGDRSENAAYTYGRMRVREIDRRLRELDRILDGAQIIETKPTEDGSIRFGARVRLLDKRTKREKQYSIVGEKEIDPLQGRISLKSPIGTALVGKKQGETVQVEAPRGTITYEILEVRYE, from the coding sequence ATGAAGCACATGATTTCGAAAGAAGGCTTTGAAAAGTTCAAGGCGGAATGGGAGCAGCTCAAGTACGTGGAGCGGCCCGCCATGATAAACCAGGTGCAGGCGGCTGCGGCCGAAGGCGACCGTAGCGAGAACGCAGCCTATACCTACGGACGCATGCGCGTACGCGAAATCGACCGCAGGCTGCGCGAACTCGACCGCATCCTCGACGGAGCGCAGATTATCGAGACAAAGCCCACCGAAGACGGCTCCATCCGGTTCGGTGCACGCGTCAGGCTTCTCGACAAGAGAACCAAGCGAGAAAAGCAGTATAGCATCGTGGGCGAAAAGGAAATCGACCCGCTGCAGGGCCGCATCAGCCTAAAATCCCCCATCGGCACGGCTCTTGTCGGCAAGAAGCAAGGCGAAACCGTGCAGGTCGAGGCCCCCCGCGGAACCATCACGTACGAGATTCTGGAAGTCCGGTACGAGTGA